One window of the Granulicella arctica genome contains the following:
- a CDS encoding ABC transporter substrate-binding protein has translation MIIESSPNNLDLRQGTDAQSERVGALIFDALVKKDEHYELQPWLATKWEQPDSLTWVIHLRDGVRFQDGRPLEAEDVAWTVRSMIDSSVAGLITAKGGAFAAVERVETPDRLTVVIRLKRPDAGLLFNMSDGLFGVVPRGAGKDFGLHPVGSGPFRFLSAVQDKEVLVERNHDYWGDSPILLGAAATNKNPVASGHRIERIRFAVVPDAITTALELKKGSADLESNVIPLDMVYALREAPNLVTETGASSVVIYANFNVLDPLLKDKRVRQAIACAMDRPAIIDALWRGQARVANTWLPTGHWAAATNEQLPLYPHDVARAQALLEAAGFRAGKDGMRVRITLKTSTDETTRLLAAVLQQQMRAAGIDLQIRSAEFGTFYADVTKGAFQMYALRWIGSNEDPDIFRYTYDSASFPPKGGNRGRYANPRLDALLREAGATTDQGERRRLYVGVQQILAEDLPGIPLWYPNNEVLHSRRLEGVVPHASGDFDFLRTATLR, from the coding sequence ATGATAATCGAGAGTAGCCCGAACAACCTTGATCTTCGGCAGGGCACGGACGCTCAGTCGGAGCGTGTGGGTGCGCTGATCTTCGACGCGCTGGTGAAGAAGGACGAGCACTACGAATTGCAGCCCTGGCTGGCTACGAAGTGGGAGCAACCGGATTCTTTGACGTGGGTCATCCATCTGCGGGACGGGGTGCGGTTTCAGGATGGTCGACCGCTTGAGGCGGAGGACGTCGCGTGGACGGTGCGGAGCATGATCGATAGCTCGGTCGCGGGTCTGATCACGGCGAAGGGTGGTGCGTTTGCGGCAGTCGAACGTGTGGAGACGCCGGATCGCCTGACTGTGGTAATCCGGCTCAAGCGCCCCGATGCGGGACTGCTCTTCAACATGAGCGACGGCCTGTTCGGAGTGGTGCCGCGAGGTGCGGGTAAAGACTTTGGGCTGCATCCGGTGGGCTCGGGGCCATTTCGCTTCCTGAGTGCAGTGCAGGATAAGGAAGTACTGGTCGAGCGCAATCATGACTACTGGGGGGATTCTCCTATCCTTCTCGGCGCGGCTGCAACCAACAAAAACCCGGTTGCCTCTGGACATCGGATCGAGCGGATCCGCTTTGCCGTGGTGCCGGATGCGATTACGACGGCGCTTGAGTTGAAGAAGGGCTCCGCAGATTTGGAGAGCAATGTCATTCCGCTGGACATGGTGTATGCGTTGCGCGAAGCTCCGAATCTTGTAACCGAGACGGGAGCAAGTTCGGTGGTGATCTATGCGAACTTCAACGTGCTCGATCCGTTGCTGAAGGATAAGCGAGTACGCCAGGCAATAGCCTGTGCGATGGACCGGCCAGCGATCATCGACGCCCTGTGGCGGGGACAGGCGCGGGTGGCGAATACGTGGCTGCCAACAGGACATTGGGCGGCGGCAACGAATGAGCAACTCCCGTTGTATCCACATGATGTGGCACGTGCGCAGGCGCTGCTGGAGGCGGCGGGATTCCGCGCAGGCAAAGATGGTATGCGCGTGCGGATCACGCTGAAGACTAGTACGGATGAGACGACGCGGTTGTTAGCAGCGGTGCTGCAGCAACAGATGCGAGCAGCGGGAATCGACCTGCAGATACGATCGGCGGAGTTCGGGACGTTCTATGCGGATGTGACGAAGGGCGCATTCCAGATGTATGCGCTGCGATGGATCGGCTCAAATGAAGACCCGGATATCTTTCGATACACGTATGATTCAGCTAGCTTTCCGCCTAAAGGTGGCAATCGGGGCCGGTATGCCAATCCTCGGCTGGATGCGCTGCTCAGGGAGGCTGGGGCTACTACCGATCAGGGGGAACGGCGGCGGCTTTACGTCGGAGTGCAGCAGATTCTAGCGGAGGACTTGCCGGGAATTCCGCTGTGGTATCCGAACAACGAGGTGCTCCATTCGCGGCGACTTGAGGGTGTCGTGCCTCATGCGAGTGGAGACTTCGATTTCCTGCGGACGGCTACGCTGCGATAG
- a CDS encoding DUF302 domain-containing protein — protein sequence MESPSQVSGLITIASNHSVDETVARLTDLLAAKSIKLFALIDHSGEAEAVGLHMPPTKVMIFGSPKSGTPLMLASPSVAIDLPLKLLIAADLHGGKVTISYNSTEYLRDRHHLLEEHLTVLNGIGILAAKAAA from the coding sequence ATGGAAAGCCCATCGCAAGTCTCCGGCCTGATCACCATAGCCTCCAATCATTCCGTAGACGAAACCGTAGCGCGCCTTACCGATCTGCTCGCCGCCAAGAGTATTAAGCTCTTCGCACTAATCGATCACAGCGGTGAAGCTGAGGCAGTCGGCCTACACATGCCGCCAACCAAGGTCATGATCTTCGGCAGCCCCAAATCAGGCACACCCCTCATGCTCGCCTCGCCCAGCGTCGCGATCGATCTTCCGCTCAAACTGCTCATCGCCGCTGATCTGCACGGAGGTAAAGTCACCATCAGCTACAACAGCACAGAGTATCTGCGCGATCGTCATCATCTCCTCGAAGAGCACCTGACCGTCCTCAACGGAATCGGCATCCTCGCGGCCAAAGCAGCCGCGTAG
- a CDS encoding MerR family transcriptional regulator — protein MASLTISEVAKQTGLRTSAIRYYEEIGILDSVERVGGQRRYDRSVFYRLSIVQRAQQAGFTLDEIQELLTGFVPGTPAPERWKQLSSRKIKELAAKMDEIQFMQSLLKDMMTNCQCDTLETCGKCIFHQIHQQEQS, from the coding sequence ATGGCATCTTTGACCATTTCGGAAGTCGCAAAACAGACTGGTTTACGGACCTCGGCGATTCGCTACTACGAAGAAATCGGAATCCTCGATTCGGTAGAACGTGTCGGCGGACAAAGACGATATGACAGGAGCGTGTTTTATCGCCTGTCCATCGTGCAGCGAGCTCAGCAGGCGGGATTCACCTTGGACGAAATCCAGGAATTGCTAACAGGTTTCGTTCCGGGCACCCCCGCACCGGAACGGTGGAAGCAACTGTCCTCCAGGAAAATCAAGGAGCTCGCAGCGAAAATGGACGAGATCCAATTCATGCAAAGCTTGCTGAAAGACATGATGACCAACTGCCAATGCGACACTCTCGAAACCTGCGGCAAATGCATCTTCCATCAGATTCACCAGCAGGAACAGTCGTAG
- a CDS encoding TlpA disulfide reductase family protein has product MAALVCLYILPIAEVSAEPIAAGRTAPTLVLRQADGKAVSLSGYRGKVVLLNFWATWCAPCRVEMPWFEEFSKVYTDRGLVVLGVSLDDDGWKAIQPAVAKLGISYPILLGDAKTMKNYGIGELLPVTFLIDRHGKIRILKVGFGDKMEFEKSIEQLLHEE; this is encoded by the coding sequence ATGGCTGCTCTCGTGTGCCTCTATATCTTGCCCATAGCTGAAGTGAGCGCGGAACCCATCGCTGCCGGGCGCACGGCACCTACGCTTGTGCTAAGACAGGCTGACGGCAAGGCCGTCAGCCTGTCCGGGTACAGGGGGAAGGTCGTCTTACTGAACTTCTGGGCTACATGGTGCGCTCCGTGCCGGGTAGAGATGCCGTGGTTTGAGGAATTCTCGAAGGTCTATACGGACAGAGGTTTGGTCGTCCTGGGGGTTTCGCTCGACGATGACGGATGGAAGGCTATTCAGCCCGCAGTCGCCAAGCTGGGAATCTCGTATCCAATTCTCCTCGGCGATGCAAAGACGATGAAGAACTATGGGATAGGCGAACTGCTCCCCGTGACATTCCTGATTGATCGCCACGGCAAGATTCGAATATTGAAAGTCGGATTCGGCGACAAGATGGAGTTTGAGAAAAGTATCGAACAGCTTCTCCACGAAGAGTAG